A single genomic interval of Carassius carassius chromosome 24, fCarCar2.1, whole genome shotgun sequence harbors:
- the LOC132103606 gene encoding uncharacterized protein LOC132103606 produces MMLCWILISLFVGFLKAQEVIYAQVGGTVTLPREEIKAENVYVNWYRGNNESITIARNPQSGIIRGKDTKTNIDLSQDFSLKISPVQESDFEIWRCEQHVLTSTFKKTYKLYHVTIPKVPAVIIGESLSLECQMEYNLVKPKVTWIPPENTHCYQRNLKGEKIVVNSVSKCHSGVWTCKLEYMKKTYYTEATTTVYVIDLPSSQDPIYKSSSKVLIPCSLSSNIPWSILNETGLINGIWSFTPLSDPKSTHSLLSLSIGSVVRWNVIQDTVSPVKAKEIEFKDNDLSIHLPVSENIRGVYTCDLIFSRKTLSTKVQVEVLKGK; encoded by the exons AAGTAATTTATGCACAGGTAGGAGGGACTGTTACCCTACCTAgagaggaaataaaagcagaaaatGTTTATGTGAACTGGTACCGCGGGAACAACGAATCTATAACTATCGCTAGGAATCCTCAGAGTGGAATCATAAGGG GTAAAGATACGAAGACAAACATCGATCTGTCGCAAGATTTCTCTCTTAAAATCTCACCAGTACAGGAATCTGATTTTGAAATTTGGCGCTGTGAACAACATGTATTaacaagtacttttaaaaagacCTACAAACTGTACcatg TCACTATACCCAAAGTGCCTGCTGTGATAATTGGTGAATCTCTGTCTCTGGAATGTCAAATGGAATATAATCTAGTTAAACCCAAAGTGACATGGATTCCACCGGAAAACACACATTGTTATCAAAGAAATCTTAAGGGCGAGAAAATTGTAGTCAACAGTGTGTCTAAATGTCATAGTGGTGTTTGGACATGCAAGTTGGAGTATATGAAGAAAACATATTATACGGAAGCAACAACAACTGTTTATGTAATAG ACCTCCCCTCTTCTCAAGATCCCATTTACAAATCATCCTCTAAGGTCCTCATTCCTTGTTCTTTGTCTTCTAACATTCCCTGGTCCATCTTGAATGAAACCGGTCTCATCAATGGTATCTGGAGCTTCACTCCTCTCAGCGACCCGAAGTCAACTCATTCTCTCCTCAGCCTTAGCATTGGTTCGGTGGTCAGATGGAATGTAATACAGGACACAGTCAGTCCTGTCAAGGCCAAGGAAATCGAGTTTAAAGATAATGATCTATCGATTCATCTGCCAGTATCAGAGAACATAAGGGGGGTTTACACATGTGATCTGATATTTAGCAGAAAGACTCTCAGCACAAAAGTTCAGGTGGAGGTTTTGAAGGGTAAGTGA